In Bacillus sp. SB49, a single window of DNA contains:
- a CDS encoding acyl-CoA dehydrogenase, translated as MNFTLTEEQEMLRKMVGDFAKKEVEPTAAERDEEERFDRTIFNKMAELGLTGIPWPEEYGGIGSDFVSYVIAVEELSRVCASTGVTLSAHISLASWPIYKFGSEEQKKTFLQALASGEKLGAYALSEPGAGSDVSSMRTNAKLEGDHYVLNGSKVWITNGGVADIYVVFAKTDMDKGNKGISAFIVEKDTPGFTTGKKEKKLGIRSSPTTELIFENCRIPKGNLLGEEGQGFKIAMMTLDGGRNGIAAQAVGIAQGALDEAVAYAKEREQFGKPIAALQGISFKLADMATEIEASRLLTYQAAYLESEGLPYSKASAMAKLFAGDTAMKVTTEAVQVHGGYGYTKDYPVERYMRDAKITQIYEGTQEIQRLVIGRMVTK; from the coding sequence ATGAACTTTACGTTGACAGAAGAACAGGAAATGCTGAGGAAAATGGTGGGCGATTTTGCAAAAAAAGAGGTAGAACCGACAGCAGCGGAAAGGGATGAGGAGGAACGCTTCGACAGGACTATTTTTAATAAGATGGCCGAACTCGGTCTGACGGGCATTCCGTGGCCGGAAGAGTACGGCGGTATCGGCTCGGATTTCGTCAGCTATGTTATTGCTGTGGAGGAATTGTCTCGGGTGTGTGCCTCTACCGGCGTTACATTATCCGCTCATATCTCACTCGCCAGCTGGCCGATTTATAAATTTGGTTCCGAGGAGCAGAAGAAAACGTTCCTTCAAGCCCTTGCATCCGGTGAAAAGCTGGGTGCCTATGCACTCTCCGAGCCGGGGGCCGGGAGTGACGTATCCTCCATGCGCACGAATGCTAAGCTTGAAGGGGATCATTACGTGTTGAACGGCAGTAAAGTATGGATTACAAACGGTGGAGTGGCGGATATCTATGTCGTTTTCGCCAAAACAGATATGGACAAAGGGAACAAAGGAATCAGCGCTTTTATTGTCGAAAAGGATACCCCGGGATTCACGACAGGCAAAAAAGAGAAGAAATTGGGGATCCGTTCATCTCCAACGACCGAATTGATCTTTGAAAACTGCCGGATACCGAAGGGGAATCTGCTTGGTGAGGAAGGTCAGGGATTCAAAATTGCTATGATGACGCTGGACGGCGGCCGTAATGGTATAGCCGCTCAGGCAGTGGGAATAGCACAGGGTGCACTTGACGAAGCCGTTGCTTATGCGAAAGAAAGAGAGCAGTTCGGTAAGCCTATTGCGGCACTGCAAGGCATTTCCTTTAAATTGGCCGATATGGCTACGGAAATCGAGGCATCCAGGTTATTAACGTACCAGGCTGCCTATTTAGAATCAGAGGGTCTTCCATATTCGAAAGCATCGGCGATGGCGAAACTTTTCGCAGGAGATACAGCAATGAAGGTGACAACGGAAGCGGTACAGGTGCATGGAGGATACGGGTATACGAAGGATTATCCTGTCGAGCGTTACATGAGAGATGCCAAAATTACTCAGATTTATGAAGGGACACAAGAGATACAAAGACTTGTCATCGGTCGGATGGTGACGAAATAA
- a CDS encoding TetR/AcrR family transcriptional regulator has product MADKQVPSTIKDEALVMKRRNQMVKGAVTLFIEKGFHKTTTREIAKASGFSIGTLYEYIRKKEDVLFLVCDSIYQRVKARMEDDIDPAQVSSLIHAVHSYFYLMDEMQDEVVVMYQEVKSLPKDAQDYVLQKEREMVAMLEEVIRKHISGPCSEEKVQLIANNIFVQGQMWGFRRWILQRTFTIEAYADLQVRLLLEGLPLKEKRPSGNKE; this is encoded by the coding sequence ATGGCCGATAAACAAGTCCCCTCGACGATCAAGGACGAAGCTTTAGTGATGAAGCGGAGAAACCAGATGGTCAAAGGAGCGGTCACCTTGTTCATCGAGAAAGGTTTCCACAAGACGACGACACGGGAGATCGCCAAGGCGTCCGGCTTCAGTATTGGTACGTTATATGAATACATACGTAAGAAGGAGGATGTCCTTTTTCTCGTATGTGACTCTATCTACCAGCGCGTAAAGGCGCGGATGGAAGATGATATCGATCCGGCACAGGTAAGCAGCCTGATCCATGCGGTCCATTCGTACTTTTATTTAATGGATGAAATGCAGGATGAAGTGGTAGTCATGTACCAGGAGGTCAAATCCCTTCCGAAGGATGCGCAGGATTACGTTCTGCAGAAAGAAAGAGAAATGGTTGCGATGCTGGAAGAGGTGATCCGTAAGCATATCTCAGGCCCCTGTTCCGAAGAGAAGGTTCAATTGATCGCCAATAATATATTCGTGCAGGGCCAGATGTGGGGATTCCGGCGTTGGATATTGCAGAGGACGTTCACAATTGAAGCGTATGCGGATCTGCAGGTTCGGCTTTTATTGGAGGGACTTCCCCTCAAGGAGAAAAGACCATCTGGTAATAAAGAATGA
- the meaB gene encoding methylmalonyl Co-A mutase-associated GTPase MeaB, producing MHPLAERIRNQDIRALAKAITRIENDDEEKLEWMSEIFSIQKKAHYIGITGSPGAGKSSLINRLLSYIRKQGLTVAVLAVDPTSPFSGGALLGDRTRMNQHFLDPGIFIRSMATRGHLGGVARATKDSIRVCDACGFDVVLVETVGVGQSELDIMKVVDTTGLVLTPNSGDVLQIFKAGIMEIADLFIINKADLPGVRKLASTLDEYKMIVQTKGWDPPVVKTIATESTGFDDLWGGIEAHRTYLHETDEGQRRRKQQLQLEVYDLIREELWRDVRTEVESDSHKRECLNRPDADPYKLARAWVDEWKERGGKNGR from the coding sequence ATGCACCCACTCGCAGAACGGATACGTAATCAGGATATTCGGGCACTCGCTAAAGCCATCACACGGATTGAAAATGATGATGAAGAGAAGCTGGAATGGATGAGTGAGATTTTCTCCATACAGAAAAAGGCGCACTATATTGGGATCACCGGTTCCCCTGGAGCGGGAAAAAGCTCTTTGATCAACCGGCTTCTGTCCTATATCCGCAAACAGGGGCTGACCGTCGCTGTTCTTGCGGTCGATCCTACAAGTCCGTTCAGCGGCGGGGCTCTGCTCGGAGATCGTACGCGGATGAATCAACATTTCCTCGACCCGGGAATATTCATCCGCAGTATGGCGACGAGAGGACATCTCGGCGGAGTGGCAAGAGCGACAAAGGATAGTATCCGCGTATGTGATGCTTGTGGATTCGATGTCGTTCTTGTCGAGACGGTCGGTGTCGGACAGTCGGAGCTTGATATCATGAAGGTAGTGGATACGACCGGGCTGGTTTTGACGCCGAACAGCGGGGACGTTCTCCAGATTTTCAAAGCGGGGATCATGGAGATCGCAGACCTTTTTATCATTAATAAGGCCGATCTTCCTGGTGTGAGGAAGCTTGCCTCTACGCTTGATGAATACAAGATGATTGTCCAGACAAAAGGGTGGGATCCGCCGGTTGTAAAGACGATTGCCACAGAGTCCACAGGATTTGATGACCTATGGGGTGGGATCGAAGCACACCGGACGTATTTACACGAAACCGATGAAGGACAGCGGCGTCGGAAGCAGCAATTACAGCTCGAAGTATATGATCTGATCAGGGAAGAGCTGTGGCGGGATGTTCGAACGGAAGTCGAGTCCGATTCTCATAAACGCGAATGCTTGAACCGACCTGACGCCGATCCGTATAAGCTTGCCCGTGCATGGGTGGACGAATGGAAAGAGAGGGGTGGAAAGAATGGCCGATAA
- the icmF gene encoding fused isobutyryl-CoA mutase/GTPase IcmF produces the protein MEQPAVYRPKNPVRFVTASSLFDGHDASINIMRRILQSTGAEVIHLGHNRSVEEVVNAAIQEDVQGIAISSYQGGHVEYFKYMVDLLQQKGAGHIRVYGGGGGVIIPREIKELHAYGVARVFSPEDGRTLGLQGMINKMIEECDFLPPLDVEEEVKGLSAGNPQSIARFITYVENKPKEERELVAAFDTAVKQKTDREVPVLGITGTGGAGKSSLTDELIRRFLNEIPDKKIAILSIDPTKKKTGGALLGDRIRMNAIFHPRVYMRSLATREARSELSTAVSDAIRVLKASGVDFIIVETSGIGQGDAAITDVTDLSMYVMTAEFGAPSQLEKIDMIDFADFIVINKFEQKGSEDAMAQVKKQYQRSRMLFHESDAEFPVFGTIASQFNDPGTNTLFAALVDKLKETYEWQEETSFSKTGKVEKQNVIIPNERQQYLRDISMTVRRYHEESEKQAAQERKLYQLKGSFHLLEEGAGKEQLKQMIDDLEASIDPEAKRLVDGWDDLHDKYSGDTYTFQVRGKEITMDLTTESLSGTKIPKVALPTYSDWGDRLLWLLRENVPGAFPFTAGVFPFKRKGEDPKRQFAGEGTPERTNRRFHYLSEGEDAKRLSTAFDSVTLYGEDPDERPDIYGKVGESGVNICTLEDMKKLYAGFDLVAPSTSVSMTINGPAPIILAMFFNTAVDQQIEKFKAEKGRAPDQSEAERIKAETIHVVRGTVQADILKEDQGQNTCIFSTEFALRMMGDIQQYFIDQDVRNYYSVSISGYHIAEAGANPITQLAFTLANGFTYVEYYLSRGMDINKFAPNLSFFFSNGLDPEYSVLGRVARRIWAVVMRDKYGANERSQKLKYHIQTSGRSLHAQEIDFNDIRTTLQALLAIQDNCNSLHTNSYDEAITTPTEESVRRAMAIQMIINKEFGLTKNENSLQGSYIIKELTDLVEEAVLQEFERINDRGGVLGAMERQYQRGKIQEESLYYEGKKHSGELPIIGVNTYLNPHPPSEEEIDAMELARASQEEKEHQIRELRHFQSRHEDVVDASLRRLKETAANDGNIFAELMETVRVASLGQITNALYEVGGQYRRNM, from the coding sequence ATGGAACAACCGGCTGTATATCGTCCGAAAAATCCGGTTCGTTTTGTAACCGCTTCCAGTTTGTTTGACGGGCACGACGCGTCCATCAATATTATGAGGCGGATTCTGCAATCAACAGGGGCGGAAGTCATCCACTTGGGACATAACCGCTCCGTAGAAGAAGTAGTGAATGCAGCTATTCAGGAAGATGTTCAGGGAATAGCTATCTCGTCCTATCAGGGCGGACATGTGGAGTATTTCAAATATATGGTGGACCTCCTTCAGCAGAAGGGAGCGGGACATATCCGCGTTTACGGCGGTGGTGGAGGTGTCATCATCCCGCGTGAAATCAAAGAACTGCACGCTTACGGGGTTGCCCGTGTCTTCTCGCCGGAGGATGGAAGAACGCTCGGGCTTCAGGGCATGATCAATAAAATGATCGAAGAGTGCGATTTCCTGCCGCCGCTTGATGTAGAGGAAGAAGTCAAAGGGCTGTCTGCGGGGAATCCACAATCGATTGCGCGGTTCATCACGTACGTAGAGAATAAACCGAAGGAAGAACGGGAGCTTGTGGCTGCTTTTGATACAGCAGTCAAACAGAAAACAGACAGGGAAGTTCCCGTCCTTGGTATTACAGGAACAGGAGGGGCAGGGAAAAGCTCGCTCACAGACGAATTGATTCGTCGTTTCCTGAATGAAATTCCAGATAAGAAAATTGCTATTCTATCGATTGATCCAACGAAAAAGAAAACGGGAGGAGCCCTGCTTGGTGACAGGATCCGGATGAACGCCATCTTCCATCCGAGAGTGTACATGCGCTCCCTTGCAACGAGGGAAGCGCGGTCCGAGCTTTCGACGGCCGTTAGCGACGCTATCCGCGTGCTGAAAGCTTCCGGTGTTGACTTCATCATCGTCGAAACGAGTGGGATCGGCCAGGGGGATGCGGCCATAACAGATGTCACGGATCTATCGATGTATGTAATGACTGCAGAATTCGGGGCACCGTCCCAGCTTGAAAAAATTGATATGATTGACTTCGCTGATTTTATCGTCATTAACAAGTTCGAGCAGAAAGGCTCGGAGGATGCCATGGCCCAAGTGAAGAAACAGTATCAGCGGAGCCGGATGCTGTTCCATGAGAGTGATGCCGAATTCCCGGTCTTCGGAACGATTGCCAGTCAGTTTAATGATCCGGGGACGAACACGTTATTCGCCGCCCTTGTAGATAAATTGAAAGAAACTTATGAGTGGCAGGAAGAAACGTCGTTTTCGAAAACCGGAAAAGTAGAGAAACAGAACGTCATCATCCCGAATGAGAGACAACAGTATCTAAGGGACATCTCGATGACCGTACGCCGCTATCACGAAGAATCGGAGAAGCAGGCAGCTCAAGAACGCAAGCTCTACCAATTGAAAGGATCTTTCCATTTGCTTGAAGAAGGAGCAGGAAAAGAACAGCTGAAACAAATGATAGACGATCTGGAAGCTTCCATCGATCCGGAAGCGAAGCGGCTGGTCGACGGCTGGGATGATCTCCATGACAAATACAGCGGAGATACGTACACGTTCCAAGTTCGCGGCAAAGAAATTACAATGGATCTGACGACCGAAAGTTTGAGTGGTACGAAAATACCGAAAGTCGCCTTACCGACCTATTCGGACTGGGGGGACCGCCTTCTGTGGCTGCTTCGTGAAAATGTGCCCGGGGCATTCCCGTTTACAGCAGGTGTCTTCCCTTTTAAGCGGAAAGGAGAGGACCCGAAACGACAGTTTGCTGGAGAAGGGACCCCCGAGCGGACGAACCGCAGATTCCACTATTTATCAGAAGGGGAAGATGCCAAACGTCTGAGTACGGCCTTCGATTCTGTAACCTTGTACGGAGAAGATCCGGATGAACGACCGGACATATACGGGAAAGTCGGGGAGAGCGGAGTCAATATCTGTACATTGGAGGACATGAAAAAGCTGTACGCGGGCTTCGATCTGGTTGCTCCTTCCACTTCTGTTTCCATGACAATTAACGGCCCCGCTCCGATTATCCTGGCGATGTTCTTTAATACCGCTGTCGATCAGCAGATCGAGAAGTTCAAAGCAGAGAAGGGAAGAGCGCCGGATCAGTCGGAAGCGGAACGGATTAAAGCGGAGACGATCCACGTTGTAAGGGGTACGGTGCAGGCGGATATTCTTAAAGAGGATCAGGGGCAGAACACGTGCATATTTTCTACAGAGTTCGCTCTACGTATGATGGGGGATATCCAGCAGTACTTCATCGACCAGGATGTGCGTAATTATTATTCCGTATCCATCTCCGGTTATCATATCGCTGAGGCAGGCGCCAATCCAATTACTCAGCTCGCTTTCACACTGGCGAACGGCTTCACGTATGTAGAATATTATTTGAGCAGAGGGATGGATATCAACAAGTTCGCCCCGAACCTTTCCTTCTTCTTCTCGAACGGTCTTGATCCGGAGTACAGTGTGCTCGGGCGGGTCGCAAGAAGGATTTGGGCTGTCGTCATGCGTGATAAATATGGAGCGAACGAACGCAGCCAAAAGTTAAAGTATCACATTCAAACCTCCGGACGTTCGCTTCATGCCCAGGAAATTGACTTTAACGACATCCGTACAACGTTACAGGCGCTGCTGGCCATCCAGGATAACTGTAATTCCCTGCATACGAATTCCTATGATGAAGCAATCACGACACCGACCGAAGAGTCCGTGCGGAGGGCGATGGCGATTCAAATGATCATCAATAAAGAATTCGGTCTGACGAAGAATGAAAATTCTCTGCAAGGATCTTACATCATTAAAGAGTTGACGGACCTTGTGGAAGAGGCTGTACTTCAGGAATTTGAACGCATCAATGATCGAGGCGGAGTACTCGGTGCAATGGAGAGACAGTATCAGCGCGGGAAAATTCAGGAAGAATCACTTTATTATGAAGGCAAGAAGCATTCGGGGGAGCTGCCGATCATCGGAGTCAATACGTATTTGAATCCGCATCCGCCGTCCGAGGAGGAAATTGATGCCATGGAACTTGCGCGTGCTTCTCAAGAAGAGAAGGAGCATCAGATAAGAGAACTGCGCCATTTCCAGAGTCGCCATGAAGATGTAGTGGATGCTTCGCTTCGCCGCCTGAAAGAAACGGCAGCGAATGACGGGAACATTTTTGCTGAATTAATGGAAACCGTCCGAGTGGCAAGTCTCGGACAGATCACCAACGCCCTCTATGAGGTCGGGGGGCAGTACCGTCGTAATATGTAA
- the rpoE gene encoding DNA-directed RNA polymerase subunit delta: MSLKDFSQEQIDEISMIELATIILEEEREAIDFNEMFNRIAKIKGFTEAQKEQYIAQFYTDINVDGQFMTIGTNRWGLKRWYPVEQMEEEIASLPQKRKKKKKKKPSKLLEDELGISEFDDNEEDEDLEEDLELTDEDLDLDEDDDDFEGDYEEDDLDEEEEEIVEDDISFIGDEDEEDDR, encoded by the coding sequence GTGAGCTTAAAAGACTTTAGCCAAGAGCAAATTGATGAAATATCCATGATTGAACTGGCTACTATTATATTGGAAGAAGAAAGAGAAGCGATCGATTTCAACGAGATGTTCAATCGTATCGCCAAAATTAAAGGATTTACAGAAGCGCAGAAAGAGCAGTACATCGCGCAGTTCTACACAGACATCAACGTCGATGGTCAATTCATGACGATCGGAACGAACCGTTGGGGGCTGAAGCGCTGGTATCCTGTAGAACAAATGGAAGAAGAAATTGCCAGTCTTCCACAGAAGCGTAAAAAGAAGAAGAAAAAGAAACCATCCAAGCTGCTGGAAGATGAGCTTGGCATTTCTGAATTCGATGATAATGAAGAAGATGAAGATTTAGAAGAAGATCTGGAACTGACAGACGAAGATCTAGATTTGGATGAGGACGATGACGATTTCGAAGGCGACTATGAAGAAGATGACCTCGATGAAGAAGAAGAAGAGATTGTAGAGGATGACATCAGCTTCATTGGCGATGAGGATGAAGAAGACGACAGATAA